From Sporolactobacillus pectinivorans:
TCCCCGCCAATGCCCGTGCCCCTTGCTTTGGCATAGGCTTCTTTGGCTGAGAAGCGGCCGGCGAGAAACTCTGTTTTTCTCTTCTCTCCCAGTGTGCCGAAGCATTCGCGCTCCTCCGGCGTCAGAACACGGCGGATAAACGTGTCGTCGTTAATGTGCTTCCGAATCCGGTCCAGTTCTGTGATATCCAATCCGATGCCAGAGATCATCCGGCTCCCTCCAGTAATTATAAAAAGTTTGTGCTGTGTCAAGTATGTAAAAAGTATATCCCAGTGAGTTTCTGAGTTAATCTGCTTTAACTATCATTACCGTCTATTTTACCCTATACTTAAATGAAGATCATGCTTTGAGGAGGACAAGTTTTGTTTATCCGTACCGAATCTTTTAAACAGTTTTTAAAGCATTATCCTGTCACATCGGTGATTCTGGCGGTTAATATTCTTATCTTTTTAATGTTTTATGTTGCTTTACAATGGGGAGCGCTGTACGGATTCGCAAACGTTGTTTTTCAGTTCATGCTGGCTTCCAACTATGATATCATGCATGGTGCCTGGTGGCAGCTCATTACAGCCGTTTTTCTGCATACAACGTTCGAACACATCCTTTTTAACGCTTTCTCCATACTCATCTTTGCACCGGCACTGGAAATGATGCTTGGCAAGTGGCGTTTTACTCTCGGTTATCTGGGAACAGGCATTGTCGCAAATATTGCCTCACTTTTTCTGGAATCACAGGGCTTCAGTCATTATGGAGCAAGCGGCGCGGTGTTCGGTCTGTTCGGTATCTACCTCTATCTGATTGTGTTCCGGAAGGAATGGATTTCCAAACAGGATCAGACAATTGTTCTTGTTACACTGGCTATCAGCCTGATTTATTCGTTTATCATTCCGAATATCGACGTCATGGGGCATCTGACCGGTTTCCTCTCCGGGCTGCTTCTCGCTCCCGCCCTGTTTACAGGCAAGACGTTCCGGTGAGAAGAAAGTATTTTCTTTTCCGGTCAGGGATTGAATTATCACTTGAAAGTAGTCATAATGGAATGGAAAAAATGTGCTTTTTATCTTTTTGAAGGGAGATTTTTCTATGGCTTTTGTTATTACTTCTGCCTGTGAAAATGAAAAAGCAGGCGAATGCATCGAAACCTGTCCGGTCGACTGCATCGTTGAGGGTAAAAAGCAGATGTATATTGACCCGGACGTTTGCATTGACTGCGGCGCCTGTGAAGCTGTCTGTCCGGTCGAAGCAATCTATCCGGAAGATGAAGTTCCGGAAGAAGAACAGAAATATATCCAGTTGAACAGAGATTTTTTCAAGAACAGATAATGGAAATTTCGAAACACCCGCCCCGCTGTGCCCTGTGCAGCGGGGCTTTAAAATAATCGCTCATTCTTCTTTATCTTCATGCTGGTGATGCGGATAAGCAGAAATCACCTTTGTGCTCTCAACAATAGCTGTCAGCATGGTCGCTTTAGCCTGTTCAGTCATCAAATCAGCCTTAACGTATGCGCTTCCCGCCTGAAGACGGACATAATGCGGTTTAAGCCGGTTCAGGCTTAAAGCAAGCACATCCGTTTTGCATTCTCCGCAGTGGCAGGATACCGTCAGATTGTCCCACTGTTTCTCAAGCAAGTCTTCAACCGCGTCTTCCATCATGTTATGAACATGCATCATTAATCATTTACCTCTTAACCGAGTAAAAATTTTTCGACTTTTTCTACTGAATCGTAGCACAGAAGCGAAACCCGCTCAATAGAAAAAGTTCGGCATTGTCCCCGCCTGCCACTGGCCCCTACGATTACTTTTTTCGCACATCGTTTCTCAAGGCCATACTGTAACTGCAAAAAGAGCCGATTGCTTTAGCCTGGCGGCAAAAACATCTGGCTCGTCGCACTGATATTATACTGCTTTCTTTTCAAAAAAATCATGCATCTGAAAATGCTCAGCCATTTTCCAGGCCTGTTCCTAGTTCAGGATTTTAACTTTGACCGTCCTTCTGCCCCATTGCAGCGCAGTTCCGTTATCATTGAAGAAAACATCGATTTTTCTTCCCTTGATCGCTCCGCCTGTATCTCCGGCCACCGCGTAACCATAGCCCTCCACGTACAACTTCGTACCAAGAGGAATGACTGACGGATCAACGGCGACCACCTTTGTATCCGGATTCTGCAGCAGATTGATGCCCGTAGCTGTAGTCCCGGAACATCCCGCACATCTCGCTGTATAAGCGGTACTGTTCGCATAAAATTCCCTGACTGAAGCAATCTGTTTTTGAACGGGACGTTTCATGATGTGACTTTGCCTGGCTTCAGAAGGGGCTTTAATCATTGTCTTCGGCCTGGTCGCCTGGCCCTTGTTTTGTTCCATGCTCAGTTTCTCAATACTTCCCCAGGTTATTGGACCGACAATTCCGTCTACGGCTATATTCGTGCCCTTTTGCAGCACAATAACTGCATGCTCTGTCTTAATGCCAAATATTCCATCAATTTCGTCGTCATAATAACCAAACCTCTGCAGGTAAGTCTGAAGATATTTAACATCTTCACCGATGGAACCAACTGACAGCAGATTCATCTGCCGATGAGCGGCGGAAATAAGTGCCTGCTTTGTCTGAGTACCCACGATACCATCCACTTGAATTCCATTGACGCTTTGAAACTGTTTCACCGCTTTTTCAGTTGCGCTGCCAAAATATCCGGTTTCCTTCCTCAGCGAATACTGGCCGGTTGCTTTCAAGATAGATTGAACCGTTCTGATATCTTCGTTGTTCATGCCTTTATACAGTAAACTGTCGTCATTGATCAGATGTGCAGCGGCATACGATGGCAGTATAAAAAACGATGAGGTGAACGTGGCAGCAACCGCTGCGCTTTTTGCGATGGTCGAACCATAAAGCATGAGCGTCTCCTCCTGTCTTTTTTTCATTTTTACTATTATGACAGACGGAACCGTTCCATACTTTACAATCAGATGACAGGACGCGCATTCCTGCGACAGGGACGCCCACTCTTTTCTCCCCCCGGACATTTCTGTCATTTTTTCTGCAAGGCTGTGTCAATCGCCTGCTTCAAAATCGCATAATTCTGAGCCGCTTCAATAAGCTTGCCATTCACGAACACAGCAGGAGTGCCCGGCACGCCGAGTGACTCGGCCATCTCGTTATCACTGTCAATCGCCTGTTTATGCGATTGGGTGTCCAGCGCGTTCTGAAATGCCTTCATATCGAGCGAAGGAACCGTCTGCTTAGCAATATCAGTCAACAGGTTTTTTGTAACCCATTCCTTTGTTTCACTGCCCTGGGCCTTATAAAGCGCTTGATGGAACGCCCAGAACCCTCTTGGATTCTGGTGAAACACTTCTTCTGACGCCTCAGCAGCAAGAACTGAACCCGGACCAAGTATTGTGTAGTTAATAAAATAGAAACTGACTTTATTCGTTTTGATATAGTCTTTCTCCAGTCTTGGTACGATGCTTTCCTCAAACGCTTTGCAATACGGGCAGCGGTAATCCGCAAATTCAGCAATTTTAACCGGCGCACTCGTACTGCCGATAAAGGGCTGTCCGTCATAGTCAATCTGAGCAACCTGTTCCGTCCGGTGCGTGGCCGGTTTCTTTACAGGTTTCGCTTCATTTTTCTGCTGATCTTTGAAGATCATGATGCCAATAGCGGCGATCAACAGAATGACGATTGCCGAGCTGAACAGAACAATTCTTCTGCGCTCCATACTTTTTTTGCGATCTTTTTCTGTCTGATTCGCTTTACGTTTGCTTCCGGCCATACTGCACCTCATCTTTCAATGTACTAAATGTTTATGCTGAACTTCACGGATTGTCGATTCTGGAACAGTTCATCGATGGTAACAAATTGATAGCGGCCAGCAGTCTCTTCAAAAATATCCGCCAGTGCTGCAATGGTATTTTCCGGTGCGTCATTGTCCGCTCCTGGATTCTCACCATCATCGTGCAGGCAAATAAGAGCCCCATCCCGTAAATGGCGATAAATCCTTCTTTTCAGCCGTTCCTTACCAAGCTTTTTCCGCCAATCGCCAAGAATTGCCGACCAAAGAACAATCCGGAAAGAATGTGCTTCCAAGGGAAGGAACAGATTGATATGGCCCCACGGGGGACGGTAATAAACCGGCCGCACACCGGTTATCGCTTCAACAGCATCCGCAGCCATGTTGCACTGTTTTCTTGTCCCGGTGGGCGTAAGGAACCAGTTGCTGAGATGCCGGTAATGATGGATGCCGATCAAGTGACCATCAGCAGTCATCCTTTTCAATAATTCGCTATGTTCCGAAGCACGTTCTCCAACGACGAAAAATGTTGCATGCACATGATATTTTTTCAGAAGATCAAGCAGCCGGTTTGTGTACATTGCACTTGGTCCATCGTCAAAAGTCAGACAGATTTGCTCCTTTGCATCGCCGGATGGCTTGGCCCCGCGGAAAAAAAGCGGACGCATGACTACGGTTGGAATAATGCCGTAAACAACAACTATTGAAATAATGATAAAAAAAATTGCCCAAACTATATGTAGAAAGTGAATCAAACACTTTCGCCTCTTTTTGAAGGATGTTCAATATACCCGGAAAATATTACCTCCGGATTTTTGAAAAAAAGCGGATAACCGAATCGGGAGCTGGAACAGATACAGGCTTGCTGGCGCACATGGCCACCCCATGATCAACATCGGTCATGGTCATTGCTTGCTCACTGGCTATTATATCGGAAAAAGCCTCATGATGAAATACAGAAGGTATACCGTTCTGATGTCAAAGCGCTGAAATGCCCTTATATCAGCTTTCCGTTCTTCATGACTACAGTGATTCAAATCGGGAAAAGATAAATCAGCGGCTCGTCCTGCATCAATGGGCTGCCCCGCTCAAAGAAAATTTATCGTGTTGTATGAACATAAAGCCTGTATAATAGTTTTAATGAACTGCTGCTTCAGCTAAATGTTTCAGATAAACACGTCATTTTGCTTCCGTTCACAACGAATATATTATAAACTTGGTATTGGATATGCCACAAAAATGATGAAAATAGAAAATAAGTTTCAGGCAGAGGAGATTAAATGATGGATATTGCCAGAGTGCTCATATTAACAGGATCCTACGGCAGCGGCCATAAACAAGCTGCTTATGCACTTTCCGAAGCCTTCGCCGCCCATCCTTCAAAATATACAGCACGGGTACTGGATGTGACATCACTGGTGCCTTCAAAGCTTGATTCGCTGGAAAAGCATACATTCCTGTCCGGAGTCACTCACTTTCCGTCACTTTACCACTATATATACAAGAAGACCCAGAAAAACAACGCGGCAGCGTCATTGCTCAAAACCATCAACCATTTTGGCATTGACCATCTGATCACTGTTCTGGAGGAAGAACGCCCCGATCTTGTGATCAGCACCTTTCCCGCCGCTTCGGTGATGATGTCTCAGATCAAACAGGAAGGCTGGTTCCCCTCTTCTCCGTTTCTGACGCTGATAACGGATTATTCCTTCCACAGCAGTTGGGTCAACCGCAATACGGATGGCTATCTTGTCGCTTCCGACGCAGTGCGGGACAAATTGGTCGAAATGAAAGCTGACCCCCTGAAAATTATCACGACAGGCATTCCGATCCAATCCGGGTTTTCCATCCGGCAGAACACTGACAAGCTGAAAGAGAAACTCCATATCCCTTTGAATCAGAAAGTGCTGCTGATGATGGGCGGAGGCTGCGGCATCTTCAGAAACATGCTCCCGGTGCTCAGAGCCGTGGATAAAATGGAGACAGATTTCAGAATTGCCTTGATCTGCGGGCAAAACCGGAAGGCCTATCATGATTTTTCGAAGTTCGGCCAGACTTCACGCCATCCGGTTCATGTCGAAGGCTATGTCGACAACATGAACGAATGGATGTCCGTTTCCGATCTGCTTGTGACAAAACCCGGCGGCCTGACCATTTCCGAAGCCATTGCCTCGGAACTTCCGATGATCATTTATAGACCGCTTGGAGGACAGGAAGCGGACAACACACAATATCTTCTGTCTTCCGGACTTGCTGTTGCAGCCCCGGGTCAGGAAGAACTGATCGAAGACGTGAATAATCTGTTCAGCCACCCGTCTGCAGTGGGCATCATGCGCACCAATATGAAGCTTTACAGTTCCCGCCAGAGACATTCTTCAGAACGCGCTGTCAAAGCAGCAGAACTTTTTTTATCGGCAGCCCGGTCAATCGAGTTTGCCTGAGTTTCTGATGTTGTTCTGTCCGCTACAATTTCTTCAGATTTACCAATGGGATCACTATCAGACAAGATAAATCAAACAGTTTTCAGCAAAATCTATTTATAAGCGTTTTAATCGGCCAATCCAGTATCGTTCAGCTCTTTTATTATTCTATAACTCCTGAAAAGATGAAAAAGGCGGCCATATCCGGCCGCCAAAATTAATTTTCTATTTGTTTAAAATAGTGAACCAATCGCTTTAAAGATGGCCGAGAAGAAATTTGCGATTGCTGTAAATACTTGAGACAGGAACCCGCTGGTCTGACTTGAATGGGCCAGCTGGCTGATTTTATCTTTGACTTGCTGCATTTGGCTGCCCATCTGATTCCAGTCAATATTCATTGTCCGCATTTTATCAAAAAGATCCACCAGTTTCTGAATATCAGCATCGCTCAGCTGAACATTGACTTGCTGAGCGGCATTGCGGACGGCTTTCTCTACATCTGCTCTGGATTTGGGCATATTCTTCGCCAGATTATCTTTAATGGCCGTCACCAGCTCTGCCGCCTTTGCCTGACCGACGCCGTTCTGTTGTCCCAGTTCTGCCGTTGTCACGACTTCCTCATTTGCGACCTGTTGCTTTGCCTCTGGAATGACTGTGCCTGTTTTCACTTCATAGGCCTTAATCAGCCCTGTCAGCGCGGCCGTCCCGGAAACGGGGAAGGGGGCTGTGACGTAAACATCCGCATCTTTGACGCCCGCGGTGGCAAGCGCATTAATATACATGTCCTGTGTGACGTAGGTAATATTATGCGTGCTCGCCTGCAGCCCGGAACCCTTCTGCCCCAAAGTGATTTTGGAAGAACTGATCGCCCGCGTACCGATCTGGGACTGAGACAGATAGTTATCCAGATATTTATGTTCTTCACTGTTTGTCACTTCAATAATCTGCGCCGTTTTTGGATCAACATCCATCTCATTCAGCATTGACTGCCGCTGTGCCGGAGTCAGGTCTGCACCAAGCGTGACAATCACATCACCCGGGGCACTGTCGGCATAAGCCTTTCCCGTTCCGATCCCGCTAATCGCCAAGGCAGCAGCAAAAGCAAGCAAACAAAATTTTTTCAGTTTCATAATCAAATTCCTTCCCGGATCCAATCCATACGAATAAAATCTGGATTGTCCCATTAAAATTAGTACTTCATTCTATTCGCCAGCATTCATAAAAAGATGCACGTGAATCAACCTGCCACAAAAAAGTGGATATTTTGCGTCCAGCCATAACAGCGGGATGAAAAGCCGGAGTCAAGTATTAACAATATGGCGGAAAGCAAAAAAAATCCGTTCTGGCGTGAAACTTCACGCGGAAACGAATTTTTGCAAAAGAAATTATTTTTCAGAAGAAATTTCGAAATCAACAGCAAGTGAGTCGATCAGTCCAATTTCCTCCAAATAAGAATGAGCAGCCTGATGTTCCGGAGACGGCGTGTAATGCTCATGATCCTCTTTAGATCGGAACAGAACAGTCAGTGCCATCGAATAGCCCTTGCCGCGTGTTGAGTAATTCTGCCCGGCCTGTATGTCAATGATGCCCGGGAGTTCATGTATCAGGTGGCGCAACCTGCTGGCTCCCTCTTCCTTTTGTGCCTCAGTCGTGCTGTCGCTAAATTTAAACAAAACAATATGTTCAATCATCATGAACCCTCTCTTCGCTTATAAGCTTTGTATCACATAAACTATCATAACACGATTAATCTGTCTTAGCGGATATGCCTTAATTCATGCCGTCTTTAGATCACATTTTCCCGAAGCAGATTAAACGGTACCTCCTGTCCTGCGGCCGAGAACTGCGTGGAGCAGGCGCTCCTTCTCTTTTACATACTTAAGTAATTCAACAGTCATGGAGTATTGGCCCATCGGCGTAATCAGATAGATGCCCCTGAAGCACTCCATGGCTGTGTCAATCAATTCTTTCGCAATGCTCATACTTACATGCCGTGTCTCTTCTTCAGTTTCGGCATTCGCCATCCGGTCACGGACATCATCCGGAAGGCGGATGCCCGGCACTTCATTGTGAAGAAATTCCGCATTGCGTGCCGAAGTCAGCGGCATAATGCCAAGGTATACAGGCGCGGAAACGCCGCGCAGTGCTTCGCTTGTCTCAACAATCTGCTGCCTGTCAAACACGGGCTGAGAAATGAAGTAATCCGCTCCGCATTCGATCTTCCTTTTCAGCCGCTGCACCGCCCGATCAAGATTGCGGACGTTCGGATTGAAAGCGGCAGCCACACGGAAATGCGTTGGCCGCCTCAAATTTCTTCCCGAGTAGGAAATGCCGCGGTTAAATTGTTTCACTAGCTTGATCAGTTCCATTGACGATACGTCGTAGACCGAAGTTGCACCGGGAAAATCGCCAATTTTTGTCGGATCGCCGGTTACAACGAGCAAATCATGGAGGCCGAGCACGTCCAGGCCCATCAAATGGGACTGGAGACCAATCAGGTTCCGGTCACGGCAGGTCAGATGGACAAGCGGAGGGACGGTGAACTTTTCTTTGATCAGCCGGCCGATGGCTGCGTTGCTGATTCTCGGTGAAGCCAGTGAATTATCTGCCATCGTGACCGCATCTGCTCCGGCATCCTGTATCGCTCTGATCCCTTTAAAAAAGCCCGATGTATTCAAATGCCTCGGTGTGTCAAATTCAACAAAAACGGAACGCCCCGCTTTGGCTTTTTCAAAAAGCGGTGTGTCCGGATGATTGTCTGAAATGATGATTCTGTCGATACGTTTGCTTACGGATTTTTCTTTTATAGGTTCCAGTTCTGAGATTCCCTGCTTGAACGCCTCGATATGCACCGGTGTTGTGCCGCAGCAACCGCCCAAAAGCCGAATCCCTTCATTGCGGAAATCAATCGCATATTTTTTAAAGTAGCCGGGTTCGCTTTCATAATGGAGCTTGCCATCACGATAATCCGGAAGGCTTCCGTTCGGATAAGCCGAGAGAAACGCACGTTTCGGCAAAGGAATTCCGCGTAATGCCTGGATCATATGGAACGGACCAAGGCGGCAGTTTGTGCCGACAATATCAGCCCCCAGGCTCTCAAGTTCCCTCAGCGCCTCTGCAAGCGGCATGCCGCTGATCAGGACGCCGGGCTCCTGCATGGAAACATGCGCGATGATTGGAAGGCTTGTTGCCTTCCTGGCAATTTTCAGTACCTCGCACAGTTCGCTGAAATCATAATAGGTTTCCAGCAAAAGCCCGTCCACACCTCCGGCCAGCAGCGTGTCCGCCTGCTGCCGAAAACTTTGTTTGATTTCATCCAGCTGCAGAGACTGTTTCTGAAAGCCGCGGACCCCTCCGATTGTGCCGAACACATAAGTCTCGGGATTTGCTGCTTTTTTTGCAAGCTCAACTGCTGCCGTGTTAAAGTGCCCCACCTCATGCTCTAATCCATAGCGCGCCAGTTTAATTGTATTGGCCCCGTAGGTGTTCGTTTGAATCACATCTGCTCCGGCATGAATATATGCCTGATGAACATGTGTAATCTCATCCGCATGGGACACATTCAGTTCCTCAAAACATCGGTCAATACCATAAGAATATAAAAGCGTCCCCATGGCGCCGTCCCCGATTAAAATTCTCTTTTTCATTTCATCAAGAATCGGTGTCTTCATCATTTTTCCACTCCCAACCCGACTGCCTGGCTGAAGTCAATCATGCGGTGATCACCGGCAGACAGACCAGCCATTCACCGCAACCGCGTCCATTGAAATCATTTTCAATCCGCGCTGTTTTTGTTTCTTGACAGCATTACAGAAATTCTGGCCCAAGCCGCGCTTATAATCCGTCAAAATTTATTACTTTATTTTAGTGAAATAAAAGCCTTCTTCAGGAAGAAGAAGGCTTTTTCAGCAAATTTCTTCTTATCCCTCAGGCACACTTCTGTACCTGCTGGAATTAGCACCTTGCCACCATTTCCAGGCGACGGTTGCTGAAGCGTCATCGGGCCAGTCCCTCGACTTCTCTTGATAAGAATATAAAACTCAAACATTGTTTAATTGTTAGATAGTTTACAACAACAAATGGACTTTTTCAAGGAATTTCTTAACCAGCTTATTCTGAAATGCCCCAAAAAAGAACAGATGTTAATAAATCGTGAAAATCATGCATATTTTCCAGTAACCTTCACTGAATCGGCAATCCAGTTCATTCAATAGAAAAAAGCCCTCAAATGAAGGCTTTTCATCAGCTTTCTTCTTTTTATTTCCCTTGCTCTCCCCAGTTCGCTTCTATAAAAGCATCACGGCCGGATTCAGTACGTTCCTCAGCATAGCGATCCGGATGCTTTTTATAAAACATCTGATGTTCTTCCTCGGCAGGGTAAAAAGGAGCCTCAGGGAGAATTCGCGTGACGATTGGCTTCCTGAATCTGCCGCTCTCTGCGATTGCGCTTCTTGATTGTTCTGCGAGCTTTTTCTGCTGCTCGCTGTGATAAAAAATAGCCGTTCGGTAATTGGATCCGCGATCAAAAAACTGACCTTCGTCATCGGTTGGGTCGACCTGGGTCCAGTAAAGTTCAAGCAGCTTCTCATAGGGAAAGACCGCCGGATTAAAGGTAATCTGAATGGACTCCATATGACCGGTTGCGCCGGATTTGACTTGTTCATAGTTCGGATTTTCCACATGCCCGCCGGCATAGCCGGAAACGACTTTTTTTATTCCGGGCAGGGTGTCAAAAGGCTTGACCATGCACCAAAAACAGCCGCCGGCAAACGTTGCTGTCTCCAGCTTATGATTTGTCATCGGTATCCTCTCCTTCTATCTTATATTGATGCAGAGAATCACCCGAAGTCAATCGTTTGGTTTCATTTTCTTTTTTGACCAGAGGCAAGTGGACGGTAAACGTTGTCCCTTTATGAAGAGTGCTGCTGACTTCAATTTTGCCGCTGTGTTTATTCGCTATCCACTCAGCGATCGAAAGGCCGAGCCCTGTGCCCTTCTGACCGGTTCGCGAGGTGTCTGCCTGAAAGAAGCGATCAAAGACATGGGGCAGATCTGCTTCAGCAATGCCGAGCCCGCTGTCAGAAACGGAAAGCCTGGCCATTCTGTTTTCTTTGTCACATGTCACGATGATCCTCCCGCCCTTTGGCGTGAATTTCATGGCATTATCAAGCAGTATCACGAGCAGCTGATGGATGCGCTGTTCATCCGCCAGAATCATGATAGAAGCGGAATCTTTCTTCAGACTGAAACTTTTTTCTTCCAGCTCAGCCATCTCTGAAAAAGGTTCAGATACTTTTTCCAGCACAGAAACAAGGTCCAGTGGTTTCAGACTGACTTCAAGCCGGTTGGCATCTGAACGGGCGAGTGTCAGCAGATTGCCGACCAACTTGGACAACCGGCGCGTTTCATCGAGCATGACTGCAATGTCTTCGCCTGTATCCTGAATTCTCCGACGCGGTTGTTTGAGAAGCCCTTCAATTTTCAGCTGCAGGATCGACAGCGGCGTGCGCAGCTCATGCGAAGCATCAGCCACAAAACGATTTTGTTTATCCCAGGCATTCTGGATCGGCCGGAGCGCCCGCCGCGCCAGATAATAACCGGCAACCAGCGACAGTGCTGCCCCGATTGCCAGTCCATAAAGTATGATCGACAGCAGCGTATGAAGCAGATTCATTTCCGGGCTGACATCAATGCCGTAAATCACAGTAAAAGATCCGCTATTCAATTCCAGTGTCCGGGACAGGACATGATAATAACTTCCATGTGCTTTCTTTTCAATAATTTTATCATTCGCCGAAGTCATTAGCGGTTTAAAAAACTGTTTTGTTTCATCGTCGCTCAGCAGATTGCCAAAGCTGGAAACCAGCGGATTATTATTTTTGTCCATGATCGCTCCGACCAGCCTTGGATCATGCATGCCGGGATCGACGGCTCCTGGCATGCGCGATGGGCCCCTCATGACAAAAACCCGCGCGGGAGTGGCATTTTTCAGTATCGTATCACTATTCCGGAAGGTTATGCTTTTTTCATAAAAGTAAATCGTTCCGCCGAGCAGCGCAAGCATAAGAATGAGCAGCGCAGCGTTGATCAGCGTTAATTGAATTAGCGTTTTTTTAAACATCGTCCGGTTTCACTCACTTATCTGAAAGCATATAGCCGATGCCTCTGACTGTCTGAATGTCTGCTTCATAACCATACTTTTTCAGTTTTTTACGCAGCTGGTGAATATATACTTCGACGATTCCGACCGTCGTATCGGAATCAAATCCCCAGATCCGGTCAAAAATCTGTTCACGTGTCAGGATCTGTTCAACATTTTGGATCAAATACTCAAGAAGATCGTATTGTTTTGTTGTAAGCGGAAGATCTTCGCCATCAACTGTCACCTGTTTGCGCTTATCATCCATCTCAATACCTTTGTAGCAGAATGTGTGGTTCAGCGTCATCGGCGAACTGCGTCTCAGAATAGCGGACAGCCTGGCCTGCAATTCCTGATTCTGAAACGGCTTTACAATATAGTCATCACCGCCCAGATTCAGGCCCTTCACCCGGTCATCCAGCGCATCGCGGGCTGTCAGAAAAATAATCGGTGTATCGATGTTCTTATCCCGGAGCTGTTTCGTTACTTCAAAACCATCCATCCCGGGGAGCATGACATCCAGAACAAGAGCGTCGTAGATACTCTGTTCCGCCAGATACAACGCTTCCTCGCCGTTTTCCGCCGAGTCCACATCATAGTTGTCGGCAAGCAGCCTGACTATTTCCTTCAGCAGTGGGCGGTTATCTTCAACAACAAGCAGTCTCATGTCTGATCCTCTTCCTGATCGAAAATTAACATGCGTAAGATTCTTCTAGTTATTATTGTACACGTTCTTCGCCCTATTTTAAAAGGCCGCCGTTTATTCAGTGCGCAATGCTTCGATCGGACTCAGTCGGGAAGCCTTATACGCCGGGAACACTCCGAACACGATCCCGACCGCCGCAGAGAAAAGGAAAGCAAAAGCCATGACGGAGATCGAGTAAACGGCAAGTCCTCCCGTAGCCGATGCATAAATCTGCGCAGCCAGAATACCGAGCGCGACCCCGCACAGGCCGCCCAGCATGCTTAACACGGCCGATTCAATCAGGAACTGCAACAAAATGTCACCGTTTTTTGCACCGATCGCCTTGCGAATACCGATTTCCCTTGTGCGCTCTGTCACCGACACAAGCATGATATTCATGATTCCAATGCCGCCGACAAGCAGCGAAATGCCTGCAATACCTGCCAAGAGCATCGTCATCGTGCTGGTTACGGAACTCATCGCCTGCATGACATCCTGCTGATTGACCACAGTGTAATCATCCGTGCTGCTGTAGGTCTGACTAAGCAGTCTAGAAATACCGTTCACTGCCCAGTTCACATCGCTCTGATTATCCGCCTGGGCATAGAATTGCGTGATATACGTCGTTGCCATTAACCGCTGTGCCGTTGAGAATGGAATATATACCGCATCATCGCTGTTCTGGCCCATCGAACCGCCTTTACTGTTCATCACACCGATCACATTGTAACGTTCGCCGTTAATTA
This genomic window contains:
- the msrA gene encoding peptide-methionine (S)-S-oxide reductase MsrA, encoding MTNHKLETATFAGGCFWCMVKPFDTLPGIKKVVSGYAGGHVENPNYEQVKSGATGHMESIQITFNPAVFPYEKLLELYWTQVDPTDDEGQFFDRGSNYRTAIFYHSEQQKKLAEQSRSAIAESGRFRKPIVTRILPEAPFYPAEEEHQMFYKKHPDRYAEERTESGRDAFIEANWGEQGK
- a CDS encoding response regulator transcription factor — translated: MRLLVVEDNRPLLKEIVRLLADNYDVDSAENGEEALYLAEQSIYDALVLDVMLPGMDGFEVTKQLRDKNIDTPIIFLTARDALDDRVKGLNLGGDDYIVKPFQNQELQARLSAILRRSSPMTLNHTFCYKGIEMDDKRKQVTVDGEDLPLTTKQYDLLEYLIQNVEQILTREQIFDRIWGFDSDTTVGIVEVYIHQLRKKLKKYGYEADIQTVRGIGYMLSDK
- a CDS encoding Dabb family protein, yielding MIEHIVLFKFSDSTTEAQKEEGASRLRHLIHELPGIIDIQAGQNYSTRGKGYSMALTVLFRSKEDHEHYTPSPEHQAAHSYLEEIGLIDSLAVDFEISSEK
- a CDS encoding bifunctional homocysteine S-methyltransferase/methylenetetrahydrofolate reductase, yielding MKTPILDEMKKRILIGDGAMGTLLYSYGIDRCFEELNVSHADEITHVHQAYIHAGADVIQTNTYGANTIKLARYGLEHEVGHFNTAAVELAKKAANPETYVFGTIGGVRGFQKQSLQLDEIKQSFRQQADTLLAGGVDGLLLETYYDFSELCEVLKIARKATSLPIIAHVSMQEPGVLISGMPLAEALRELESLGADIVGTNCRLGPFHMIQALRGIPLPKRAFLSAYPNGSLPDYRDGKLHYESEPGYFKKYAIDFRNEGIRLLGGCCGTTPVHIEAFKQGISELEPIKEKSVSKRIDRIIISDNHPDTPLFEKAKAGRSVFVEFDTPRHLNTSGFFKGIRAIQDAGADAVTMADNSLASPRISNAAIGRLIKEKFTVPPLVHLTCRDRNLIGLQSHLMGLDVLGLHDLLVVTGDPTKIGDFPGATSVYDVSSMELIKLVKQFNRGISYSGRNLRRPTHFRVAAAFNPNVRNLDRAVQRLKRKIECGADYFISQPVFDRQQIVETSEALRGVSAPVYLGIMPLTSARNAEFLHNEVPGIRLPDDVRDRMANAETEEETRHVSMSIAKELIDTAMECFRGIYLITPMGQYSMTVELLKYVKEKERLLHAVLGRRTGGTV
- a CDS encoding sensor histidine kinase, translating into MFKKTLIQLTLINAALLILMLALLGGTIYFYEKSITFRNSDTILKNATPARVFVMRGPSRMPGAVDPGMHDPRLVGAIMDKNNNPLVSSFGNLLSDDETKQFFKPLMTSANDKIIEKKAHGSYYHVLSRTLELNSGSFTVIYGIDVSPEMNLLHTLLSIILYGLAIGAALSLVAGYYLARRALRPIQNAWDKQNRFVADASHELRTPLSILQLKIEGLLKQPRRRIQDTGEDIAVMLDETRRLSKLVGNLLTLARSDANRLEVSLKPLDLVSVLEKVSEPFSEMAELEEKSFSLKKDSASIMILADEQRIHQLLVILLDNAMKFTPKGGRIIVTCDKENRMARLSVSDSGLGIAEADLPHVFDRFFQADTSRTGQKGTGLGLSIAEWIANKHSGKIEVSSTLHKGTTFTVHLPLVKKENETKRLTSGDSLHQYKIEGEDTDDKS
- a CDS encoding DUF1002 domain-containing protein — encoded protein: MKKFCLLAFAAALAISGIGTGKAYADSAPGDVIVTLGADLTPAQRQSMLNEMDVDPKTAQIIEVTNSEEHKYLDNYLSQSQIGTRAISSSKITLGQKGSGLQASTHNITYVTQDMYINALATAGVKDADVYVTAPFPVSGTAALTGLIKAYEVKTGTVIPEAKQQVANEEVVTTAELGQQNGVGQAKAAELVTAIKDNLAKNMPKSRADVEKAVRNAAQQVNVQLSDADIQKLVDLFDKMRTMNIDWNQMGSQMQQVKDKISQLAHSSQTSGFLSQVFTAIANFFSAIFKAIGSLF